A section of the Marinimicrobium koreense genome encodes:
- a CDS encoding ABC transporter permease — protein MDGLQEILYTLRQNKLRTALTAFGVFWGIFMLILLLGAGRGMQNGVYDSFGTDVRDFVVIWSGATSVAHQGMSVGRRIQLTTADLYAIKRQVPGVGFIASENRINNASIRAGNKSGSFSLHGIPDDFFRIKGVEPFDFGRELNRLDQAQLRKSCLLGRTVVERLFGPGTDPVGQEVTVNNVVLTVVGVFYDRNNRGQDSERIYIADTTYRTVFGGGDNIQTLWLRPAPGYDGVQVEQQVIELLKQRHQVAEEDRRAIQSFNMAGPAKMVNGLFLAINAFIWFVGLGTLTAGIVGVSNIMIITVKERTREIGIRKALGATPFNIVKTLLLESILVTSIAGYAGLVLGVGLIELMAFGLRSVGANLPFFQNPEVNFQAAITAIVLLVIVGALAGLVPALKAARIMPIEAMRAE, from the coding sequence ATGGACGGATTACAGGAAATTCTCTACACCCTGCGCCAGAACAAGCTGCGCACCGCGCTCACCGCCTTCGGCGTGTTCTGGGGTATTTTCATGCTGATCCTGCTACTCGGCGCCGGCCGGGGCATGCAGAACGGCGTGTACGACAGCTTCGGTACCGACGTGCGCGATTTTGTGGTGATCTGGTCCGGGGCGACCTCGGTGGCCCATCAGGGCATGTCGGTGGGTCGGCGCATTCAGCTCACCACCGCCGATCTGTACGCCATCAAACGTCAGGTCCCCGGCGTCGGGTTTATCGCGTCGGAAAACCGCATCAATAACGCCAGTATTCGTGCGGGTAACAAATCCGGCAGTTTTTCCCTGCACGGTATCCCCGATGATTTTTTCCGCATCAAAGGCGTGGAGCCATTCGACTTCGGCCGCGAGCTGAACCGTCTTGACCAGGCCCAGTTGCGCAAATCCTGTCTGCTCGGGCGCACCGTGGTCGAGAGATTGTTTGGCCCCGGAACGGACCCGGTCGGCCAGGAAGTCACGGTCAACAACGTAGTGCTGACGGTGGTGGGTGTGTTCTACGACCGGAACAACCGCGGCCAGGATTCAGAGCGCATCTACATTGCCGATACCACCTATCGCACCGTCTTCGGGGGCGGCGACAACATTCAGACACTGTGGCTTCGGCCGGCACCCGGCTACGACGGTGTTCAGGTGGAACAACAGGTGATTGAGCTGCTGAAGCAGCGTCATCAGGTGGCGGAGGAGGATCGCCGGGCAATCCAGTCCTTCAACATGGCCGGCCCCGCAAAAATGGTCAACGGGCTTTTCCTGGCGATCAATGCCTTCATCTGGTTTGTCGGCTTGGGCACGCTCACCGCCGGTATTGTGGGTGTGAGCAACATCATGATCATTACGGTAAAAGAGCGCACCCGGGAAATCGGCATTCGCAAAGCCCTGGGCGCAACACCGTTCAACATTGTGAAAACGCTGCTGCTGGAATCCATTCTGGTCACCAGTATCGCCGGCTATGCCGGGCTGGTCTTGGGCGTGGGACTGATCGAACTGATGGCCTTCGGTCTGCGCTCGGTGGGCGCCAACCTGCCGTTCTTTCAGAACCCGGAAGTCAACTTCCAGGCGGCGATCACCGCCATCGTATTGCTGGTGATTGTGGGTGCCCTGGCGGGTCTGGTGCCGGCGCTGAAAGCGGCCCGAATCATGCCCATTGAAGCCATGCGCGCGGAGTAG
- a CDS encoding ABC transporter permease, whose protein sequence is MIIDTQKWQEIFITLRQHKLRTGLTAFGVFWGIFMLTVLLGAGKGLENGVMEGFRGVPNAVWIWSQGRTQVPYQGMPIGRQIILRPDDLPAIRDNIPTVDRLYPQNSVGIWGGSPAYTVYEQNSGSFSVQGAMAGMAGIYRQRVVEGRYLNTLDDRERRKVVIIGQRVKDQLFAPGEAAVGQYLTIDGISFQVVGVYASTSTEPDSSEEERIYMPNDTLRQTFNQTAWIGSMVVIPKPGVHAADVEQQVKSFLHERKQVAPDDVGVLGSFNLQTEFDKINGLFTGIQVFSWFVAIGTIMAGALGVGNIMLIVVRERTREIGLRKALGATPTSIVAMIVQESIFITAVAGYTGLVAGVLLLEGVNALLAASGGRAGMFSNPEVDFTTALMALAVLIVSGVIAALLPAAKAASVNPIAALQDE, encoded by the coding sequence GTGATTATTGATACCCAAAAGTGGCAGGAAATTTTCATCACCCTGCGCCAGCACAAACTGCGCACCGGGCTCACCGCCTTCGGGGTGTTCTGGGGCATTTTCATGCTGACCGTGCTGCTCGGCGCGGGCAAGGGACTCGAAAACGGCGTGATGGAAGGTTTTCGCGGCGTACCCAACGCGGTGTGGATCTGGTCCCAGGGGCGCACCCAAGTACCCTACCAAGGCATGCCCATCGGCCGCCAGATCATACTGCGACCCGACGATCTTCCGGCGATTCGCGACAATATTCCCACCGTCGATCGTCTCTACCCCCAGAACAGTGTGGGCATCTGGGGCGGTTCACCGGCCTACACCGTGTACGAACAGAACAGTGGCAGTTTTTCCGTTCAGGGCGCCATGGCCGGAATGGCCGGAATTTATCGGCAGCGGGTCGTGGAAGGGCGCTATCTGAACACGCTCGACGACCGGGAACGGCGCAAAGTGGTGATCATCGGCCAACGGGTCAAGGACCAACTGTTCGCGCCGGGCGAAGCGGCCGTCGGACAGTATCTGACGATCGATGGCATCAGCTTTCAGGTAGTGGGCGTGTACGCCAGCACCTCGACCGAGCCCGACAGCAGTGAGGAAGAACGCATCTACATGCCCAACGATACGCTGCGCCAGACCTTCAACCAGACCGCCTGGATCGGCAGCATGGTGGTAATCCCCAAGCCGGGCGTTCACGCCGCCGACGTCGAGCAGCAGGTCAAATCATTTTTGCACGAACGCAAGCAGGTGGCGCCCGATGATGTCGGCGTGCTGGGCAGCTTCAACCTGCAGACCGAGTTCGACAAGATCAACGGGCTGTTCACCGGCATTCAGGTATTCAGTTGGTTTGTGGCCATCGGCACCATCATGGCCGGCGCTCTGGGTGTGGGCAACATCATGTTGATCGTGGTTCGGGAGCGCACCCGGGAAATCGGGTTGCGCAAGGCGCTGGGCGCAACACCTACGTCCATCGTGGCCATGATCGTGCAGGAGTCCATCTTCATTACCGCCGTGGCCGGCTACACCGGTCTGGTGGCGGGCGTCCTGCTGCTGGAGGGCGTCAATGCCCTGCTCGCGGCCAGCGGCGGCCGGGCCGGCATGTTCAGCAATCCGGAAGTGGATTTCACCACAGCGCTGATGGCCTTGGCCGTGTTGATCGTTTCCGGGGTCATTGCGGCGTTGCTCCCCGCCGCCAAAGCGGCCAGCGTCAATCCGATCGCGGCCCTTCAGGACGAATAA
- a CDS encoding efflux RND transporter periplasmic adaptor subunit: MKKVFTVLLLGFIALIFISTAVFLYNKSQAKPVTYETDAPAIMDIVQKTVATGRVVPRKEVNVTSQVSGVVDTVYVTAGQTVRKGDLISRITLAPSMVMLNNAESQLDSARISLANAEEELDRQRKLFESGLIPASEFSRFQLDYELKREAVRSAENHLLLISEGATSDSDLVSNVIRAPVDGMILDIPNKEGAFIVESSTYGAGTPVAVMADMNDMIFEGKVDEAEVGKIEEGMSLILHVGALQDETFDATLEHIAPKGEEDQGTIKFEIRAAVTLEDQVFLRANYSANADIVLAERKDVLAINEGNLIIEGDEYFVEVETADQVFEKRPVEVGLSNGIHIEVVEGLTQDEKIKKQS; encoded by the coding sequence ATGAAAAAGGTATTCACAGTTCTTCTGCTCGGGTTTATCGCACTGATCTTTATCAGCACGGCGGTATTTCTGTACAACAAATCCCAGGCCAAGCCGGTGACCTACGAAACGGACGCGCCTGCGATAATGGACATTGTCCAGAAAACCGTGGCCACCGGCCGGGTGGTTCCCCGCAAGGAGGTCAACGTGACCTCCCAGGTGTCCGGCGTGGTGGACACCGTGTATGTCACTGCCGGACAGACGGTCCGCAAGGGCGATCTGATTTCGCGCATCACCCTGGCTCCCAGTATGGTGATGCTGAACAACGCCGAGTCCCAACTCGACTCCGCACGGATCAGCCTGGCCAACGCTGAAGAGGAGTTGGACCGACAGCGCAAATTGTTTGAAAGCGGGCTGATTCCCGCCTCGGAATTCAGCCGGTTCCAGTTGGACTACGAGCTCAAGCGCGAAGCGGTTCGCTCGGCAGAAAATCACCTGCTGCTGATCAGCGAGGGCGCCACCAGCGATTCCGATCTGGTCTCCAACGTGATCCGCGCACCGGTCGATGGCATGATCCTGGATATTCCCAATAAGGAAGGTGCGTTTATCGTTGAATCCAGCACCTACGGAGCGGGTACACCGGTCGCCGTGATGGCCGACATGAACGATATGATTTTCGAGGGCAAGGTGGACGAAGCGGAAGTCGGTAAAATCGAAGAGGGCATGTCACTGATTCTGCATGTGGGCGCGCTACAGGACGAGACCTTCGATGCGACCCTGGAGCACATTGCTCCCAAAGGCGAAGAAGATCAGGGCACCATCAAATTCGAAATCCGCGCCGCCGTGACCCTGGAAGACCAGGTGTTTCTACGAGCCAATTACAGTGCCAATGCGGATATTGTTCTGGCCGAACGCAAAGACGTGTTGGCCATCAACGAGGGTAACCTGATCATTGAGGGCGATGAGTATTTTGTCGAAGTCGAAACCGCCGATCAGGTGTTTGAAAAACGCCCCGTCGAGGTGGGGCTATCCAACGGCATCCACATTGAGGTCGTTGAAGGTTTGACTCAGGACGAGAAGATCAAGAAACAGTCCTGA
- the argH gene encoding argininosuccinate lyase: MSQSDQNTESTNQSWGGRFSEPTDAFVERFTASVGFDYRLYAQDIKGSIAHATMLAKVGVLTEAERDLIIKGLEGVRADIEAGKFEWSVSLEDVHMNIEAALTKRIGIAGKKLHTGRSRNDQVATDIRLYLRDAIDVISGELNRLQTGLLDLAEREADTIMPGFTHLQTAQPVTFGHHLLAWFEMLQRDHGRLRDCRARLNQSPLGAAALAGTTYPIDRAMTAELLGFDKPTENSLDSVSDRDFAIEFCSFASILMTHLSRASEELVLWTSAQFGFIDLPDRFCTGSSIMPQKKNPDVPELVRGKTGRVNGHLISLLTLMKSQPLAYNKDNQEDKEPLFDAVDTVRDCLRAFADMIPAIESRKDNMYEAAKRGFSTATDLADYLVRKGTPFRDAHEVVGKSVAYGLKTGKDLSEMTLEELQQFSDTIEQDVFDVLTLEGSVAARNHIGGTAPDQVRAAVQRARTTL, encoded by the coding sequence ATGAGCCAGAGTGATCAAAACACCGAGTCGACCAACCAGTCCTGGGGCGGTCGCTTCTCCGAGCCCACCGATGCCTTTGTGGAGCGTTTTACCGCCTCCGTCGGTTTTGATTATCGCCTCTACGCTCAGGACATCAAGGGCTCCATCGCCCATGCCACCATGCTCGCCAAGGTCGGGGTGCTGACCGAAGCCGAGCGGGACCTGATTATTAAAGGCCTCGAAGGTGTACGCGCCGATATCGAAGCGGGGAAATTTGAGTGGTCCGTGAGCCTGGAAGATGTGCATATGAACATCGAGGCGGCGCTGACCAAGCGCATTGGCATTGCCGGCAAAAAGCTGCACACCGGCCGCTCGCGCAACGATCAGGTGGCCACCGACATTCGTCTCTACCTGCGCGATGCCATTGATGTGATCAGCGGCGAGCTGAACCGTCTGCAGACCGGCCTGCTGGATCTGGCCGAGCGCGAAGCCGACACCATCATGCCCGGCTTCACCCACCTGCAGACCGCCCAGCCGGTCACTTTTGGCCATCACCTGCTGGCCTGGTTCGAAATGCTCCAGCGCGATCACGGCCGCCTGCGCGACTGCCGGGCTCGTCTGAATCAGTCGCCCCTGGGCGCCGCCGCGCTGGCCGGTACCACCTACCCCATCGATCGGGCCATGACTGCCGAGCTGCTGGGCTTTGATAAGCCCACCGAAAACTCCCTGGACTCGGTCAGCGACCGGGACTTCGCCATCGAGTTCTGCAGTTTCGCCAGCATTCTGATGACCCACCTGTCCCGTGCCAGTGAAGAGCTGGTGTTGTGGACCTCGGCCCAGTTCGGTTTTATCGATCTGCCCGATCGTTTCTGCACCGGTTCTTCCATCATGCCGCAGAAGAAAAACCCCGATGTACCCGAGCTGGTGCGCGGTAAAACCGGCCGGGTCAACGGCCATCTGATCAGCCTGCTGACCCTGATGAAGTCCCAGCCGCTGGCCTACAACAAGGACAACCAGGAAGACAAAGAACCGCTGTTCGACGCCGTTGACACCGTCCGCGATTGCCTGCGTGCGTTCGCCGATATGATTCCGGCCATTGAGTCGCGTAAAGACAATATGTATGAGGCGGCCAAGCGCGGTTTCTCCACCGCCACCGACCTGGCGGACTACCTGGTGCGCAAGGGCACTCCCTTCCGGGATGCGCACGAAGTGGTGGGTAAATCCGTGGCCTATGGTCTGAAAACCGGCAAGGATCTGTCGGAAATGACGCTGGAGGAGTTGCAGCAGTTCTCCGATACCATCGAGCAGGATGTGTTTGACGTGCTGACTCTGGAAGGCTCCGTGGCGGCCCGCAACCACATCGGCGGCACCGCCCCGGATCAGGTGCGCGCCGCGGTCCAGCGAGCGCGAACCACCTTGTGA
- a CDS encoding sensor histidine kinase: protein MTDHPTARPASGESTSFLPNLCAPQAVLLLVLVAELLAVLLAMINRGLAQLSWDAIALYSFLVQWIVLVSAVLLCRLQPRLNRCTPVRAGALSYGLVLAVTVIFSLLGQWLLQAFLGAELRLDGWQLAENLLAAAILAGIGLRYLYLQQQLRNQQQAELSARIQALQSRIRPHFLFNSLNSIASLIATAPDRAERAVEDLAGLFRASLAEPALIPLKRELALCRGYLAMEQLRLGDRLRVDWHLDELPESTPIPALLLQPLLENAVFHGIEPRPEGGDIQIQIARSGNQVAIRIDNPLPAGRHPEQARQTNRMALDNVRHRLQAHFGPAARLSERREGGRFTLIITYPTE from the coding sequence TTGACGGATCACCCAACAGCCAGACCCGCCTCCGGCGAGAGCACAAGCTTCCTGCCCAACCTGTGTGCACCCCAGGCGGTGCTGCTGCTGGTGTTGGTGGCGGAGCTGCTGGCGGTGTTGCTGGCCATGATCAACCGGGGCCTGGCCCAGCTCAGCTGGGATGCCATCGCCCTGTATTCCTTTCTGGTGCAGTGGATCGTGCTGGTCAGCGCGGTTCTGCTGTGCCGCCTGCAACCGCGCCTGAACCGCTGCACCCCGGTGCGGGCCGGCGCTCTCAGCTACGGGCTGGTGCTGGCCGTGACGGTCATTTTCTCCCTGCTCGGACAGTGGCTCTTGCAGGCCTTTCTGGGCGCCGAGCTTCGGCTCGACGGCTGGCAACTGGCGGAAAATCTGCTGGCCGCCGCCATTCTGGCGGGCATCGGCTTGCGTTACCTGTATCTGCAGCAGCAGCTGCGCAACCAACAGCAGGCCGAGTTGAGCGCCCGGATTCAGGCCCTGCAATCGCGCATTCGCCCTCATTTTCTGTTCAACAGCCTCAACAGCATCGCCAGTCTGATTGCCACGGCGCCGGACCGGGCCGAACGGGCGGTGGAGGATCTGGCCGGCCTGTTTCGCGCCAGCCTGGCCGAGCCGGCGTTGATTCCCCTGAAGCGGGAGTTGGCGCTGTGCCGGGGCTATCTGGCCATGGAGCAATTGCGCCTGGGAGACCGGTTGCGGGTGGATTGGCATCTGGACGAGCTGCCAGAGAGCACGCCCATTCCCGCCCTGTTGCTACAACCGCTATTGGAAAACGCCGTTTTCCACGGCATCGAGCCGCGCCCGGAGGGGGGCGACATCCAGATTCAGATCGCCCGCTCCGGCAACCAGGTGGCGATCCGGATCGATAACCCGCTGCCCGCCGGCCGCCACCCGGAGCAGGCCCGGCAGACCAACCGCATGGCGCTGGATAATGTCCGCCACCGCCTGCAGGCGCACTTTGGGCCGGCGGCGCGCTTGTCCGAGCGCCGCGAAGGCGGTAGGTTTACCCTGATCATCACTTACCCGACGGAGTGA